One part of the Paenibacillus silvisoli genome encodes these proteins:
- a CDS encoding type 2 periplasmic-binding domain-containing protein, which yields MKLRKGTALALGSVLLTGGLLAGCSGNNNEPSGNNQASQPTNDAQQTTNNTAAAPKVNEYGWTVPESTITIDYYSADKDNPDKAAKKLVAIHDYLLDKFNVDVKKAQYDVDGKEKLNLMLASNDYPGVISSIDSDTMDKWHSQGKLIDLAPLVDKYGPNIKKELGAKYNSYLDKDGKLWGIPRGWGYLPIPDFSAHIRWDWYQEMGSPKIETPDDYYNVLKQMVAAHPENAQGEKTYAISWNDQIGINNVMGIWGLKDGYKEDADHNLTHWLKTTEGLEAVKYYNRFYREGLMDPDSFLNKYDDWKLKFSNERILGHIGAWWHSWNAGHEVWKTTMEGWTDNERYVQIAIKSPDAEKAYLSPKDTTGWNYTVITDKEAKPEDIIKFLDFEMTPIGTRLMGWGIPNLPESVWNYEEGGKWSFNEEQKQKLFAGTFEYDKADELTGGNQIWLSHPQGLMSDDNKSTAWYDQNFNMEDKWKAVMNTNLKDTIYDNTARRIVFTADNPLTIVNQQIEDLIKTGFAKAVMSKTEQDAVNAFNDMRDKAVKLGLEDIEAFRTEAYKANLAKVQ from the coding sequence ATGAAGCTAAGAAAAGGCACGGCTCTGGCGCTCGGCTCGGTGCTGCTGACCGGTGGACTGTTGGCGGGCTGCTCCGGCAATAACAATGAACCAAGCGGCAACAATCAAGCCAGTCAGCCGACCAACGACGCGCAGCAAACGACAAATAATACGGCTGCGGCGCCTAAGGTCAACGAATACGGCTGGACGGTTCCCGAGAGTACGATTACGATCGACTACTACTCGGCGGACAAAGACAATCCCGACAAAGCGGCCAAAAAATTGGTGGCCATCCACGATTATCTGCTGGATAAGTTCAACGTGGACGTCAAGAAGGCGCAGTACGACGTGGACGGCAAAGAGAAGCTCAATCTGATGCTGGCCTCAAACGACTACCCGGGCGTCATTTCGTCCATCGACAGCGATACCATGGATAAATGGCACTCGCAGGGCAAGCTGATCGATTTGGCTCCGCTCGTCGATAAATACGGTCCGAACATTAAGAAGGAGCTGGGCGCCAAGTACAACTCCTATCTCGATAAAGACGGCAAGCTGTGGGGCATTCCGAGAGGCTGGGGCTATCTGCCGATTCCGGATTTCAGCGCGCATATCCGCTGGGACTGGTACCAGGAGATGGGCTCGCCGAAGATCGAGACGCCGGACGATTATTACAACGTGCTGAAGCAAATGGTGGCGGCGCATCCGGAAAACGCTCAAGGCGAGAAGACGTACGCGATTTCCTGGAACGATCAAATCGGCATCAACAACGTGATGGGGATTTGGGGCTTGAAGGATGGCTACAAGGAAGACGCGGACCATAATTTGACCCACTGGCTGAAGACGACGGAAGGGCTTGAGGCGGTCAAGTATTACAACCGTTTTTACCGGGAAGGGCTCATGGATCCAGACAGCTTCTTGAATAAATATGACGATTGGAAGCTGAAATTTTCGAATGAACGGATTCTCGGCCATATCGGCGCATGGTGGCATTCCTGGAATGCCGGACACGAGGTATGGAAAACGACGATGGAGGGCTGGACGGACAACGAGCGTTACGTTCAAATCGCCATTAAATCGCCGGATGCGGAGAAAGCGTACTTATCGCCGAAGGATACGACAGGCTGGAACTACACCGTCATTACCGATAAAGAAGCGAAACCGGAGGATATTATCAAATTCCTCGATTTCGAAATGACGCCGATCGGCACGCGTCTGATGGGCTGGGGCATTCCGAACCTGCCGGAATCGGTCTGGAATTACGAGGAAGGCGGCAAGTGGTCCTTCAACGAGGAGCAGAAGCAGAAGCTGTTCGCGGGGACGTTCGAATACGACAAGGCCGACGAGCTTACGGGCGGGAACCAAATTTGGCTGTCCCATCCTCAAGGCTTAATGAGCGACGACAATAAGAGCACCGCTTGGTACGACCAGAACTTCAACATGGAAGACAAGTGGAAGGCGGTCATGAATACGAATCTCAAGGATACGATCTATGACAACACGGCAAGACGGATCGTCTTCACGGCGGATAACCCGCTTACGATCGTCAATCAGCAGATCGAGGACTTGATCAAGACCGGCTTCGCCAAAGCCGTCATGAGCAAGACCGAGCAGGATGCCGTCAATGCCTTTAACGACATGCGCGATAAGGCGGTCAAGCTGGGTCTGGAAGACATCGAAGCGTTCCGCACGGAAGCGTACAAAGCCAATTTAGCGAAGGTTCAATAG
- a CDS encoding MarR family winged helix-turn-helix transcriptional regulator, with translation MEHGALLELDNQLCFALYACAREVTKLYRPYLDELGITYTQYVTLLALWEKDGVPVKELGTRLYLDSGTLTPLLKKLEGMDLIRRERDPGDERSVIVRLTEQGRELKTRAMTIPERVYCQYSMPLEEIAQLRDQLRKLTAAVHEQSCGPAQP, from the coding sequence ATGGAACACGGCGCCCTGCTGGAGCTCGACAATCAGCTCTGTTTTGCCCTCTATGCCTGCGCCCGCGAAGTGACGAAGCTGTATCGGCCGTATTTGGATGAACTCGGCATAACGTACACGCAATATGTAACCTTGCTCGCGCTTTGGGAGAAGGACGGCGTTCCGGTAAAGGAGCTCGGCACCCGGCTGTACCTTGATTCCGGCACGCTCACGCCGCTCTTGAAGAAGCTTGAGGGCATGGACCTCATTCGCCGCGAGCGCGACCCGGGCGACGAGCGGAGCGTCATCGTCCGGCTGACCGAGCAGGGGCGCGAGCTGAAGACGCGGGCCATGACCATTCCGGAGCGCGTCTACTGCCAATACAGCATGCCCTTGGAAGAAATCGCGCAGCTCCGGGATCAGCTGCGCAAGCTGACGGCTGCCGTGCATGAGCAGTCTTGCGGACCGGCGCAGCCATAG
- a CDS encoding helix-turn-helix domain-containing protein, with product MGKHLGKETQLKIVKEALAGVKVGALARMYDVHPETIRN from the coding sequence ATGGGGAAGCATTTAGGAAAAGAAACACAACTGAAAATAGTTAAGGAAGCACTCGCTGGTGTAAAGGTGGGGGCATTGGCTCGCATGTACGATGTTCATCCCGAAACCATTCGCAATTAG
- a CDS encoding YhcH/YjgK/YiaL family protein, with translation MIYSDLTNWERERHTFPAPVRRAIERLMETDLDALPAGRHSFGEPGMYLLINEPVTSDWQDVKPETHKLHTDIQLLLSGRERMRVAKASEEQIITDDRYETQDIAFYDNVRNEQTIDMVPGDFVVLFPTDIHRPNCSVEEDMPIRKAVVKVHGDLFATGPQNE, from the coding sequence ATGATCTACAGCGACTTAACGAATTGGGAGCGGGAGCGTCATACGTTCCCCGCGCCGGTGCGGCGGGCGATCGAGCGGCTAATGGAAACCGATTTGGATGCGCTGCCCGCAGGGCGGCATTCTTTTGGCGAGCCGGGCATGTACCTCCTCATTAACGAGCCGGTCACGAGTGACTGGCAGGACGTGAAGCCGGAAACGCATAAGCTGCACACCGACATTCAGCTGCTGCTAAGCGGGCGCGAGCGGATGCGCGTCGCCAAAGCGTCGGAGGAGCAGATCATTACAGACGACAGGTACGAAACGCAGGATATCGCGTTCTATGACAATGTTCGGAACGAGCAGACGATCGATATGGTGCCGGGCGATTTTGTCGTGCTGTTTCCAACGGATATTCATCGTCCGAACTGCTCGGTGGAAGAGGACATGCCGATTCGGAAAGCGGTCGTCAAAGTGCATGGCGATCTATTTGCAACCGGGCCGCAAAATGAGTAG
- a CDS encoding sensor histidine kinase: MKRLRGISLQKKLLVMMILLYFPLPVIGWIWYERTYNVIERNAVDSSIQMVNQVNAHLETYFTEVQRTMLPMLASSLTGEFLNNQDDDPIKRFELSYQIEKEYFAKIVMNRQDIYGISLISDTAKATSSSSFTMAEQRYSSYLERLKSSGKFAIMGLEEMPSSEVVAMAMKFTPPQSSMKQGMLIVDLKRDEMVSVIRHVQLGQTGFVWVADSANQVLYYPQGEPTPKVVPASYLKEMGTNKSGAFTIQTDKGKKLVVFIRSNRTDLTLISEVLLSELNRSIVTVSRISIVVLLLLFLLSMLAASGIVYSITRSLLKLLRLMKSAEMGDFTVKAPNEGTHEIGSLFRGFNKMVEEIKRLIEIVHVSQLREKELEVKQKESLLHAMQAQINPHFLYNTLEFINSNAIIEGNEKISNMIVSLGDMFRYNVQNPNGLVFLADEIKHIEAYLAIQSERYPTFTYSIEVERHMAAVVPAVRSTLQPIVENCFKHGYERHKVRPGTIRIAGRLTEDRQFVLEISDTGKGMPPETMARYNASFAVNESEEQGSLKPMTDGVPSIGLHNVHSRLRMLFGSSCGLYIAASDENGTTIRITLPVPAITKEEHDELPHLAG, translated from the coding sequence TTGAAACGGCTGCGCGGAATATCGCTACAGAAGAAGCTGCTGGTCATGATGATTTTGCTTTATTTTCCGCTGCCCGTCATCGGGTGGATTTGGTACGAACGAACGTATAACGTCATTGAACGCAATGCGGTGGACTCCAGCATTCAGATGGTCAATCAGGTGAATGCCCACCTGGAGACGTATTTCACCGAGGTGCAGCGTACGATGCTGCCGATGCTCGCGAGCAGTCTGACGGGCGAATTTCTGAATAACCAGGACGACGACCCGATCAAGCGCTTCGAGCTTTCCTATCAGATCGAGAAAGAGTATTTTGCCAAGATCGTCATGAACCGCCAAGACATTTACGGCATTTCGCTCATATCGGACACGGCCAAAGCGACGTCCAGCTCCAGCTTCACGATGGCGGAGCAGCGCTACTCCTCCTATCTGGAACGGTTAAAATCTTCCGGAAAGTTCGCCATTATGGGGCTGGAAGAGATGCCGAGCAGCGAGGTGGTCGCCATGGCGATGAAGTTTACGCCGCCGCAAAGCAGCATGAAGCAGGGGATGCTGATCGTCGATTTGAAGCGCGACGAGATGGTCAGCGTGATCCGGCATGTCCAGCTCGGCCAAACCGGCTTCGTCTGGGTGGCGGACTCCGCGAATCAGGTGCTCTATTATCCGCAGGGCGAGCCAACGCCGAAGGTCGTTCCCGCGAGCTATTTGAAGGAGATGGGAACGAACAAGAGCGGCGCATTCACGATTCAGACCGATAAAGGCAAGAAGCTGGTCGTGTTCATTCGTTCCAACCGAACGGACCTGACCTTGATTTCCGAAGTGCTGCTCTCGGAGCTGAACCGGTCCATCGTAACCGTCAGCCGGATTTCGATCGTCGTGCTGCTGCTGTTGTTCCTGCTGTCCATGCTCGCCGCAAGCGGCATCGTTTATTCCATCACGAGGTCGCTGCTCAAGCTGCTGCGGCTGATGAAGAGCGCGGAAATGGGCGACTTTACGGTCAAAGCGCCGAATGAAGGCACGCATGAAATCGGCAGCCTGTTCCGGGGGTTCAACAAGATGGTGGAGGAGATCAAACGGCTGATCGAAATCGTGCACGTTTCTCAGCTTCGCGAGAAGGAGCTCGAGGTCAAGCAAAAGGAATCGCTGCTGCACGCGATGCAGGCGCAGATCAACCCGCATTTTCTTTACAACACGCTCGAATTCATTAATTCGAACGCCATTATCGAGGGGAACGAGAAGATCAGCAATATGATCGTTTCGCTGGGGGACATGTTCCGCTACAACGTGCAAAACCCGAACGGTCTCGTCTTTCTCGCCGACGAAATCAAACATATCGAAGCCTATCTGGCGATCCAGTCCGAGCGCTATCCGACGTTTACGTACAGCATTGAAGTCGAGCGCCATATGGCGGCCGTCGTTCCGGCCGTTCGTTCCACGCTGCAGCCGATCGTGGAGAATTGCTTCAAGCATGGCTACGAGCGCCACAAGGTACGGCCCGGCACGATTCGGATCGCGGGCCGACTGACGGAAGATCGCCAGTTTGTGCTGGAAATCAGCGATACCGGAAAAGGCATGCCGCCGGAAACGATGGCCCGCTACAACGCGTCATTCGCTGTTAACGAGTCCGAAGAACAGGGCAGCTTGAAACCGATGACGGACGGCGTGCCCTCGATCGGTTTGCATAATGTGCACAGCCGGCTCCGCATGCTGTTCGGCAGCTCTTGCGGGCTCTATATCGCCGCTTCCGACGAGAACGGCACGACCATTCGCATTACATTGCCGGTTCCAGCCATAACGAAGGAGGAGCACGATGAACTACCGCATCTTGCTGGTTGA
- a CDS encoding YwbE family protein, protein MSLNGQQRSAIRPGLTVDIVLKKDQASGKTTRGVVKDILTNSPNHPHGIKVRLQSGDVGRVKAIIEGA, encoded by the coding sequence ATGAGCTTAAACGGACAACAGCGCTCGGCTATTCGGCCGGGACTCACCGTAGACATTGTATTGAAGAAAGACCAGGCATCGGGCAAAACGACCCGGGGAGTCGTGAAGGATATTTTGACGAATTCGCCGAACCATCCGCATGGCATAAAAGTACGGCTGCAAAGCGGCGACGTCGGCCGGGTAAAAGCCATTATCGAGGGGGCGTAA
- a CDS encoding IS3 family transposase yields the protein MKRGETAALVLRAVGLSSSTYYDRKKRTLHPVEQVTSGTKGRPHPGFSLTQTGLKINDEQIKEWLLELAEGEEHVYGYKLLAQCLRNEHDLVLNKKKSYRLCQELGLLQKKRELAPRHPRRLPRNRTVTGPNQLWQMDIKYGYVIGRERFFFVLSIIDVFDRVVVKQYRGPVCEAKHAVQTLWYALKTRIKPGEPLPVIRTENGPQFISKLFGDSCESLDMVHERIPPRSPNMNAYIESFHSLLERDLFSKMDFMTFEEAYKELDRYMDFYNNRKMHGSLRLMPPARFSEWVMTLDDRTMFHKAM from the coding sequence ATTAAGCGGGGAGAAACAGCAGCACTGGTTTTGCGAGCCGTAGGCCTTTCTTCGTCCACGTACTACGACCGTAAAAAGCGTACCTTGCATCCGGTAGAGCAAGTGACAAGCGGCACTAAAGGACGCCCTCATCCAGGGTTTTCTTTGACGCAGACAGGATTGAAGATCAATGACGAACAGATCAAAGAATGGCTGCTGGAGCTCGCTGAAGGTGAGGAACATGTTTACGGATACAAGCTGCTTGCACAGTGCCTTCGCAACGAACATGATCTGGTGCTCAACAAGAAGAAATCTTATCGCCTGTGCCAAGAACTGGGCCTTCTCCAAAAGAAGCGTGAACTTGCTCCAAGGCACCCGCGCAGATTACCAAGGAATCGCACCGTCACCGGCCCTAACCAGTTGTGGCAGATGGACATTAAATACGGTTACGTCATCGGGCGTGAACGTTTCTTTTTCGTACTCAGCATTATTGATGTGTTTGATCGCGTCGTTGTTAAGCAGTATAGAGGGCCTGTGTGTGAGGCAAAGCATGCCGTACAGACGCTGTGGTACGCACTCAAAACGCGCATAAAACCAGGAGAACCTCTCCCCGTCATCCGAACAGAAAACGGCCCGCAATTCATCAGTAAGCTGTTTGGTGACAGCTGCGAAAGTCTGGATATGGTACACGAGCGCATACCGCCGCGGAGTCCCAACATGAATGCGTACATTGAGTCTTTTCATAGTCTGCTCGAGCGTGATCTGTTCAGTAAGATGGATTTCATGACCTTTGAAGAGGCCTATAAAGAACTTGATAGGTACATGGATTTCTACAATAACCGCAAGATGCATGGCAGCCTGCGATTGATGCCTCCAGCAAGGTTCTCTGAGTGGGTAATGACGCTTGATGATCGAACCATGTTCCATAAAGCCATGTAA
- a CDS encoding CcdC family protein: MSFLPQTFSLPHLASIVVTLLSGIAVMFLRLRASNRPTSMRKIIIPPIGMSTGFLMFAVPQTHVPWLWAITAFLVGAVLFAYPLIRTSKLERVGDDIVLKRSKMFIFILLGLLTVRLLIHDLVERSVSIPQTGALFFVLAFGMIVVWRIAMLQAYVKLRRGEAK, from the coding sequence ATGAGCTTTCTCCCGCAAACGTTTTCTCTGCCTCATCTGGCTTCGATCGTCGTGACGCTGCTCTCGGGTATCGCGGTCATGTTTCTGCGGCTGCGCGCCAGCAACCGGCCCACGTCGATGCGCAAAATCATCATTCCGCCGATCGGCATGTCGACCGGCTTTCTCATGTTCGCCGTCCCGCAGACGCATGTGCCGTGGCTGTGGGCCATAACCGCTTTTCTCGTCGGGGCGGTGCTGTTTGCGTATCCGCTAATTCGCACGTCGAAGCTGGAGCGGGTCGGGGATGATATCGTTCTGAAACGGTCTAAAATGTTCATTTTCATCCTGCTCGGCCTGCTGACGGTACGCCTGCTGATTCACGATCTGGTGGAGCGGTCCGTCAGCATTCCGCAAACGGGAGCGCTGTTCTTCGTGCTAGCGTTTGGCATGATCGTCGTATGGCGAATCGCAATGCTTCAAGCTTATGTGAAACTAAGGCGGGGGGAAGCGAAATGA
- a CDS encoding ferritin: protein MNETLSQALNDQLNFEFYSAHVYLAIAAYCSGESLDGFANFFVVQAEEERFHAMKLYKYLNDRGQRVKLIGMSTPNNDYSSILDAFQQAFQHEQEVTKRIYHLSDLALNDREHATMQFLKWFIDEQVEEESMFDSIINKLKRIDQDSNAFFMLDSEFAQRTFVPPTTA, encoded by the coding sequence ATGAACGAAACACTCAGCCAAGCTTTGAACGATCAATTGAATTTCGAGTTTTACTCCGCGCACGTGTATTTGGCGATTGCGGCCTACTGTTCCGGGGAGAGCCTAGACGGCTTCGCGAATTTCTTTGTTGTTCAAGCCGAAGAAGAACGCTTCCATGCGATGAAGTTGTATAAGTATCTCAACGATCGCGGGCAACGCGTCAAACTAATCGGCATGAGCACACCTAACAATGACTATAGCTCGATTCTCGATGCTTTCCAGCAGGCGTTCCAGCATGAGCAGGAAGTGACCAAGCGGATTTACCACTTGTCCGACCTTGCCTTGAACGATCGCGAGCATGCGACGATGCAGTTCCTGAAATGGTTCATTGACGAGCAGGTGGAAGAGGAATCGATGTTCGACAGCATCATTAACAAGCTGAAGCGCATCGATCAAGACAGCAACGCTTTCTTCATGCTCGACAGCGAGTTCGCGCAGCGGACCTTCGTTCCGCCGACGACCGCGTAG
- a CDS encoding DUF1450 domain-containing protein: MKKIKYCCRNFKHGSKSVFKTLKQEYPDLKQKKKDCLGNCRLCSKQCIVMIGKTEVVVAPTADVLYAKLKHRIG; this comes from the coding sequence ATGAAGAAGATCAAATACTGCTGCAGAAACTTCAAGCACGGCTCCAAGTCGGTGTTTAAGACATTAAAGCAGGAATACCCCGATTTGAAGCAGAAGAAGAAGGACTGCCTTGGAAACTGCAGGCTTTGTTCCAAGCAATGCATCGTGATGATCGGCAAGACGGAAGTCGTCGTAGCCCCTACCGCGGACGTGTTATACGCGAAGCTCAAGCACCGGATAGGCTAA
- a CDS encoding ankyrin repeat domain-containing protein, with protein MTTESSIRRLIDLSAAGETALTEELLRNEPDLARGGWGYFSPLHFAVREGHRETVELLLRYGADAAEKPILSWQDSLLQKARDRGYVDIEALLRTHLERTLQVKPIGDTTAELVRAGKGAELLAWLDEHPEAVQAGDERGNTPLHWAVMTRRMELIDLLLAKGADPLAKRSDGCQPVHLALDGDYFYRPGRDLPAEAMRDNRFLLGYLIGKGVPYDIFIAAAAGDAAKMRELLALEPQLANARDTAGRSALYYAAKQGYAEAVRVLLDAGGEPNLAERDASGGAALYAAVRGGHAECVKLLLAHGADPNAEIEASGNAVYAAMQEGAQELLELLYAHGGTVTMAGACALGRVDLVGELLAVNPAAANDGDYGPLAQAASCGYTSIVKLLLRHGAELNGPWYASNYLVYAFRYADNEMVELLLRHGSDPNVSNWLGISYLHLAAKEGDIGLAELLLNYGADLNAVDEEYGTTPLGWAAKYGQAEMAEYLLRKGAAIEPADVPEWARPLAWAGRRGHHAVAELLRSRAKGAV; from the coding sequence ATGACAACGGAATCGTCCATTAGAAGATTGATTGACCTAAGTGCAGCGGGAGAAACCGCCCTTACAGAAGAGCTGCTCCGGAACGAACCCGATCTGGCGCGAGGCGGCTGGGGGTATTTCTCGCCGCTGCATTTTGCCGTTCGGGAGGGCCATCGCGAGACGGTGGAGCTGCTGCTCCGGTACGGCGCGGATGCCGCGGAGAAGCCGATTCTGAGCTGGCAGGATTCGCTGCTGCAGAAGGCGCGGGACCGTGGCTACGTGGACATCGAGGCGCTGCTGCGGACGCATCTGGAGCGCACGCTGCAGGTGAAGCCGATCGGCGATACGACGGCGGAGCTGGTCCGCGCGGGCAAAGGCGCGGAGCTGCTCGCTTGGCTGGACGAGCACCCGGAGGCCGTCCAGGCCGGCGATGAGCGCGGCAACACGCCGCTGCACTGGGCCGTCATGACGCGCCGCATGGAGTTGATCGACCTGCTGCTGGCTAAGGGAGCAGACCCGCTGGCGAAGCGGTCGGATGGGTGTCAGCCGGTTCATCTGGCGCTGGATGGCGATTATTTTTACCGTCCGGGGAGAGATTTGCCCGCGGAGGCTATGCGGGACAACCGCTTCCTGCTCGGGTATTTGATCGGAAAAGGCGTCCCTTACGATATCTTCATCGCGGCTGCCGCAGGCGACGCGGCGAAGATGAGAGAGCTGCTGGCGCTGGAGCCGCAGCTGGCTAACGCCCGGGATACGGCGGGACGATCCGCGCTCTATTATGCCGCGAAGCAGGGGTACGCCGAAGCGGTGCGCGTATTGCTCGACGCCGGTGGCGAACCTAATCTGGCGGAGCGGGACGCCTCGGGCGGCGCGGCGCTCTATGCGGCCGTAAGAGGCGGCCACGCGGAATGCGTGAAGCTGCTGCTCGCGCATGGCGCCGACCCGAACGCGGAGATCGAAGCGAGCGGCAATGCGGTGTATGCCGCAATGCAGGAGGGCGCGCAGGAGCTGCTGGAGCTGCTCTATGCGCACGGCGGCACGGTGACGATGGCCGGCGCGTGCGCGCTTGGCCGCGTCGATCTGGTCGGCGAGCTGCTGGCGGTCAACCCGGCTGCCGCGAACGACGGTGACTACGGCCCGCTCGCTCAGGCGGCGAGCTGCGGTTATACGTCGATCGTCAAGCTGCTGCTGCGGCATGGCGCCGAGCTGAACGGCCCGTGGTACGCCAGCAATTATTTGGTGTACGCCTTCCGGTACGCGGATAACGAAATGGTGGAGCTGCTGCTGCGCCATGGATCGGACCCGAACGTGTCGAACTGGCTGGGCATCAGCTATTTGCACCTCGCCGCGAAGGAAGGCGATATCGGGCTGGCCGAGCTGCTGCTGAACTACGGAGCTGACCTGAACGCGGTGGATGAGGAGTACGGCACCACTCCGCTGGGGTGGGCGGCCAAGTACGGCCAAGCGGAGATGGCCGAGTATTTGCTTCGCAAAGGCGCTGCCATCGAACCGGCGGACGTGCCGGAATGGGCGCGGCCGCTTGCTTGGGCCGGACGGAGAGGTCATCATGCCGTGGCGGAGCTGCTGCGGAGCCGCGCGAAAGGGGCCGTCTAA
- a CDS encoding response regulator transcription factor has protein sequence MNYRILLVDDEPMIKLSLRKIITDTHPDFVIVGDAADGQEALEIADREKPHVIITDISMPVMNGLELLQAIHEKGWKPEIIILSGYGEFDYAREALRYGVADYILKPVRISAVKELMLGLYAKHRERMETSFAKGELMCRCLHAAGQLFDRIWLADEPGVNAASDELLTLIQGSDLPEEQKRGTLLDAASALRHQSEERGAAIVFELPWSDKLSELIPSFLAMLRQAVLQVRSSRNWGKQSVIQEAVQVIHARYADPEFKLEELLTRLNLSVTHFYNLFKQETGKSFITYLIEYRIEKAKELLSQSAGCKTYEIGEQVGYPDYPHFTKLFKKVVGVTPSEYRKLI, from the coding sequence ATGAACTACCGCATCTTGCTGGTTGACGACGAGCCTATGATCAAGCTGAGCCTGCGCAAAATCATTACCGATACCCACCCCGACTTCGTCATTGTCGGCGATGCCGCCGACGGGCAGGAAGCGCTGGAAATCGCGGATCGGGAAAAGCCGCATGTCATCATTACCGACATCAGCATGCCGGTCATGAACGGCTTGGAGCTGCTGCAGGCCATACACGAGAAGGGCTGGAAGCCGGAAATCATTATTTTATCCGGTTACGGGGAGTTTGATTATGCGCGGGAGGCGCTGCGGTACGGCGTGGCCGATTATATTTTGAAGCCGGTTCGGATCTCCGCTGTGAAGGAGCTGATGCTCGGCTTGTACGCCAAGCATAGGGAGAGGATGGAGACCAGCTTCGCCAAGGGCGAGCTCATGTGCCGGTGCCTGCATGCTGCCGGGCAATTATTCGACCGCATCTGGCTGGCGGACGAGCCCGGCGTAAATGCCGCGTCCGACGAGCTTCTGACCTTGATTCAAGGCAGCGATCTCCCGGAGGAACAGAAGAGGGGCACGCTGCTGGATGCGGCGTCCGCGCTGCGCCATCAATCGGAGGAGAGGGGGGCAGCGATCGTCTTCGAGCTTCCATGGAGCGATAAGCTGAGCGAGCTGATCCCGTCTTTTCTGGCCATGCTGCGGCAGGCTGTCCTCCAAGTGAGAAGCAGCCGCAACTGGGGGAAGCAGTCCGTCATTCAGGAGGCGGTTCAAGTGATTCACGCCCGTTACGCCGATCCGGAATTCAAGCTGGAGGAGCTGCTGACGCGGCTTAATCTGTCGGTCACACACTTCTACAACTTGTTTAAACAAGAGACGGGCAAGTCTTTTATCACGTACCTGATTGAATACCGGATCGAGAAGGCGAAGGAGCTGCTGTCCCAGTCGGCCGGCTGCAAAACCTATGAGATCGGAGAGCAGGTCGGCTACCCCGATTATCCGCATTTTACGAAGCTGTTCAAGAAGGTTGTCGGGGTTACGCCGAGCGAATACAGGAAGCTGATCTGA